A section of the Gimesia chilikensis genome encodes:
- the sucD gene encoding succinate--CoA ligase subunit alpha codes for MSILVTEKTRVICQGITGKSGLFHSQQCREYGTPMLGGVTPGKGGTEVDGFPVFNTVEEAVEKTGANTSLIFVPPPFCGEAIMEAADAGIELIIAITEGVPVTDMVRVMEYLKDKPSRLIGPNCPGVITPGIAKIGIMPGYIHTPGSVGLISKSGTLTYEAAWQLGNIGLGQSTAIGIGGDPIIGTTFIDLLEMFQNDPATESIMLIGEIGGTAEIEAAEYIKEHVTKPVAGFIAGKTAPPGKRMGHAGAIISGGSGTADEKIAALEAAGVVVAESPADMGAAVKRAIEKAS; via the coding sequence ATGAGTATTTTAGTTACTGAAAAGACACGCGTCATTTGCCAGGGGATCACCGGTAAATCCGGGCTGTTTCACAGCCAGCAGTGCCGGGAATATGGCACACCGATGCTGGGGGGCGTGACTCCCGGTAAAGGGGGAACCGAGGTTGATGGTTTCCCGGTATTCAACACCGTGGAAGAAGCGGTCGAGAAGACCGGTGCCAACACCAGCCTGATCTTCGTGCCACCTCCGTTCTGTGGCGAAGCGATCATGGAAGCCGCTGATGCCGGTATCGAACTGATCATCGCGATCACCGAAGGTGTGCCCGTCACCGATATGGTACGGGTGATGGAATACCTGAAAGACAAGCCGAGTCGCCTGATTGGTCCGAACTGCCCGGGTGTGATTACTCCGGGGATCGCCAAGATCGGCATTATGCCCGGTTACATTCATACGCCCGGTTCCGTTGGCCTGATTAGTAAGAGTGGTACGCTGACTTACGAAGCGGCCTGGCAGCTGGGGAACATTGGTCTGGGACAGAGTACTGCGATCGGTATTGGTGGTGACCCGATTATCGGGACGACCTTCATCGATCTTTTGGAGATGTTCCAGAACGATCCTGCGACCGAGTCGATCATGCTGATCGGTGAGATCGGGGGAACCGCTGAAATCGAAGCAGCGGAATATATCAAAGAGCATGTGACCAAGCCGGTTGCCGGTTTCATCGCCGGTAAAACAGCGCCTCCCGGAAAACGGATGGGGCACGCTGGTGCGATTATCAGCGGCGGTAGTGGTACAGCGGATGAGAAGATTGCCGCTCTGGAAGCAGCCGGTGTTGTTGTGGCGGAAAGCCCGGCAGACA
- the sucC gene encoding ADP-forming succinate--CoA ligase subunit beta codes for MKIHEYQAKQLFREVGIPVPEGIVAKTVDEAVAAFEKLDRPLVVVKSQIHAGGRGKGRFKEHPEQAGVVLARSADEVRENAERMLGSTLVTVQTGEEGKQVNTLFIEQGLDIAKELYLGCVIDREAGGPVMILSTEGGMEIEVVAEESPEKILSEPFSIHTGLLGFQARKLAFKLGMEGKTVRHAEKFLCQMSRFFIDNDCSMTEINPLVITGEGELVALDAKVTFDENALFRHKSFDELRDLTEEDPAEVQAGDAGLSYVKLDGNIGCLVNGAGLAMSTMDLIKHHGGEPANFLDVGGGANVDQVTEAFRIILADDNVKAVLVNIFGGIMKCDTIVTALLEAYEKVGFTVPLVVRLEGTNVDTARKMLAESGRDIISANDLTDAAQKVVATLST; via the coding sequence ATGAAAATTCACGAATATCAGGCCAAACAGTTGTTTCGCGAAGTCGGGATTCCCGTACCTGAGGGAATCGTAGCGAAGACCGTCGATGAAGCGGTGGCCGCATTTGAAAAACTGGATCGTCCGCTGGTGGTTGTGAAGTCACAAATCCACGCAGGGGGCCGCGGAAAAGGTCGTTTCAAGGAACATCCGGAGCAGGCTGGTGTGGTACTGGCTCGTTCTGCAGATGAAGTTCGCGAGAACGCGGAACGCATGCTGGGATCGACCCTCGTGACCGTGCAGACCGGGGAAGAAGGCAAGCAGGTCAACACACTGTTCATCGAGCAGGGGCTGGACATTGCCAAAGAGCTTTACCTGGGATGTGTGATTGACCGTGAAGCAGGCGGCCCGGTGATGATTCTCTCGACCGAAGGTGGTATGGAGATCGAAGTCGTCGCCGAAGAGTCTCCGGAAAAGATCCTGAGCGAGCCGTTCTCGATTCACACCGGACTGCTTGGTTTCCAGGCCCGCAAGCTGGCATTCAAGCTGGGAATGGAAGGCAAAACGGTTCGTCATGCAGAGAAGTTCCTCTGCCAGATGAGCCGTTTTTTCATTGATAACGACTGCAGTATGACCGAAATCAACCCGCTGGTGATTACCGGCGAAGGTGAACTGGTTGCACTGGACGCGAAGGTGACGTTCGACGAGAACGCACTCTTCCGTCACAAATCCTTCGACGAACTGCGGGACCTGACCGAAGAAGATCCTGCGGAAGTACAGGCGGGTGATGCCGGCCTGAGCTACGTCAAGCTGGACGGCAACATCGGCTGTCTGGTGAACGGGGCTGGTCTGGCGATGAGCACCATGGACCTGATCAAGCATCATGGCGGTGAGCCGGCGAACTTCCTGGACGTGGGCGGCGGAGCGAACGTCGACCAGGTCACCGAAGCCTTCCGGATCATTCTGGCTGATGACAATGTGAAAGCAGTTCTGGTGAATATTTTCGGCGGGATCATGAAGTGTGATACGATCGTGACCGCGTTACTGGAAGCTTATGAAAAGGTTGGTTTCACGGTACCCCTGGTGGTACGACTGGAAGGGACCAACGTGGATACCGCCCGGAAGATGCTGGCAGAGAGTGGTCGGGATATTATTTCCGCAAACGACCTGACCGACGCCGCTCAGAAGGTTGTGGCCACTTTGAGTACTTAG
- a CDS encoding RbsD/FucU family protein yields the protein MLNGIPPIISPDLMYVLMKMGHGDDIVLADGNFPADSHAQRIIRLDGHGVPEILSALLQFFPLDTFVDQPAGLMNPVDDQAAEPPIWQTYRELIHQHDDRAPELEKIERFEFYERARQAYAIIATSETALYANLILKKGVVVE from the coding sequence ATGCTCAATGGAATTCCTCCCATCATCTCCCCCGACCTGATGTACGTTCTGATGAAAATGGGACATGGCGACGACATCGTCCTCGCCGACGGCAACTTCCCCGCCGACTCCCACGCCCAGCGCATCATCCGCCTCGATGGTCACGGCGTCCCTGAAATCCTCTCCGCCCTGCTCCAGTTTTTCCCGCTCGATACGTTCGTCGATCAGCCCGCCGGCCTGATGAACCCCGTCGACGACCAGGCAGCCGAGCCTCCCATCTGGCAGACCTACCGCGAACTGATCCACCAGCACGATGACCGCGCTCCGGAACTGGAAAAAATCGAACGCTTCGAGTTCTACGAACGCGCCCGCCAGGCCTACGCCATCATCGCCACCAGCGAAACCGCCCTGTACGCCAATCTGATTCTGAAAAAAGGGGTCGTCGTCGAGTAA
- a CDS encoding adenylosuccinate synthase, which produces MSATSVIGLQWGDEAKGKIVDLLSEQHEIVVRYLGGNNAGHTVKFDGKTYKLSLLPAGVLNPNVTSVITGGVVINPKAFLNEVASIVEQNGPIDPSRLLISDRAHVIFPYHMQEESIFEKSRKENAIGTTMRGIGTCYRDKASRTHAIRMGDLMRPDFFRARLEEIVAYKSKIFQALDPEAEPLNVDAIFEEYCGYAETLKPHVVDTSAYLLKAVAEQKKILFEGAQGSLLDIDHGTFPYVTSSNSSGCGIHNGSGVSERYISKMIGVVKAYTTRVGGGPFVTELHDEIGQRIRDVGNEYGTVTGRPRRCGWFDAVATRYGANISGVDCIAVMLLDVLSGLDELKVCEAYDVNGTQVTDFPSHILDLEQAKPVYRTIPGWKEDITGIRKMEDLPENAIAYIKAIEDIIGKPVEIVSVGPDREQTILLK; this is translated from the coding sequence GAGCAACACGAGATCGTGGTGCGTTACCTGGGGGGCAATAATGCAGGCCACACAGTCAAATTTGACGGCAAGACCTATAAACTCTCCCTGCTGCCGGCAGGGGTGCTGAATCCGAATGTCACCTCCGTCATTACCGGTGGCGTGGTGATCAATCCCAAGGCGTTTCTGAATGAAGTCGCCTCTATCGTTGAACAGAACGGGCCGATTGATCCCAGCCGGCTGTTGATCAGTGACCGGGCGCACGTGATCTTCCCGTATCACATGCAGGAAGAGAGCATTTTCGAAAAGAGCCGCAAAGAGAACGCGATCGGCACGACCATGCGGGGCATCGGAACCTGCTATCGCGACAAAGCGAGCCGGACTCATGCTATTCGGATGGGCGATCTGATGCGTCCTGACTTTTTCCGGGCTCGTCTGGAAGAAATCGTGGCTTATAAGAGTAAGATTTTTCAGGCCCTCGATCCCGAAGCAGAGCCGTTGAACGTCGACGCGATCTTTGAAGAGTACTGCGGTTACGCCGAGACTCTGAAACCGCACGTCGTCGATACCAGTGCTTATCTGTTGAAAGCGGTTGCCGAGCAGAAGAAGATTCTGTTCGAAGGAGCTCAGGGGAGCCTGCTGGATATTGACCATGGGACCTTTCCGTATGTGACTTCTTCCAACAGTTCCGGCTGCGGGATTCATAACGGCAGTGGCGTTTCCGAGCGTTACATCAGCAAGATGATCGGCGTGGTGAAAGCCTATACGACACGCGTGGGCGGTGGTCCGTTTGTGACCGAGCTGCACGATGAGATCGGCCAGCGGATTCGCGACGTGGGAAATGAATACGGAACTGTCACCGGACGTCCGCGGCGGTGTGGCTGGTTTGACGCTGTCGCTACCCGTTACGGGGCGAATATCAGTGGTGTCGACTGCATTGCCGTCATGCTGCTGGACGTGCTGAGCGGACTGGACGAGCTCAAGGTCTGTGAAGCTTACGATGTGAACGGCACGCAGGTTACGGACTTCCCGAGCCACATTCTGGATCTGGAGCAGGCCAAGCCCGTATATCGCACGATTCCCGGCTGGAAGGAAGATATCACCGGCATCCGCAAGATGGAAGATCTGCCCGAGAATGCGATCGCGTACATCAAGGCGATCGAAGATATCATCGGCAAACCGGTTGAGATCGTTTCTGTCGGACCCGACCGGGAACAGACGATTCTGCTGAAGTAA